In the Aliarcobacter cryaerophilus genome, one interval contains:
- a CDS encoding response regulator transcription factor, with product MYSILLLEDDLLFASSIEDFLVCEGFCVDIAKDGEEVFDFTFHKNYDLYIFDINVPKIDGLKTLENLRGSSDNTPTIFLTSYKDKDTLKDAFVKGCDDYLKKPVDLDELILRIKAIFKRENKGFDNVILEEDLIYNKKEKRLYKGKNDLKLPVKVLELLELFIENEKKIISKDMIVDRLWSKSQTHSDGSIRVYINSLKNIFEKKQNVITNIKGIGYRFEL from the coding sequence ATGTATAGTATTTTACTTTTAGAAGATGATTTGTTATTTGCCTCTAGTATTGAAGATTTTTTAGTTTGTGAAGGATTTTGTGTAGATATTGCAAAAGATGGTGAAGAGGTATTTGATTTTACTTTTCATAAAAATTATGATTTATATATTTTTGATATAAATGTTCCAAAAATAGATGGATTAAAGACTCTTGAGAATTTAAGAGGAAGCTCTGATAATACACCAACTATTTTTTTAACTTCATATAAAGATAAAGATACATTAAAAGATGCTTTTGTGAAAGGTTGTGATGATTATTTAAAAAAACCAGTTGATTTAGATGAGTTGATTTTAAGAATAAAAGCTATATTTAAAAGAGAAAATAAAGGTTTTGATAATGTAATTTTAGAAGAAGATTTAATTTATAATAAAAAAGAGAAAAGATTATATAAAGGTAAAAATGATTTAAAGCTTCCTGTAAAAGTTTTGGAGTTATTGGAACTTTTTATAGAAAATGAGAAAAAAATTATCTCAAAAGATATGATAGTTGATAGATTGTGGAGTAAATCTCAAACTCACAGTGATGGCTCAATTAGAGTTTATATAAATAGTTTAAAAAATATTTTTGAAAAAAAACAGAATGTAATAACAAATATAAAGGGAATAGGGTATAGATTTGAACTTTAA
- a CDS encoding sensor histidine kinase, with protein MKIIENSLFLILFLTLFGSLFFLLISSKILKPIFQSEENIKNSIKNRLHELNIPTSTIKINLHLLKKDLTDSKSLIRLERIEKANDSLSYLYNNMEYELKKEFENIDLEDFYLLDALKSSLDKFEDIKKDTIIELFVPNNVVLHSDYNGFIIVLDNLISNAIKYNCKENPYIKISFENKVLSIFNKGVGIDTKNIMLVFDRYFQENSQNIGYGIGLAVVKEFCDKNGIGINIESFEDGNRINLNMKSILN; from the coding sequence ATGAAAATTATAGAAAACAGTCTGTTTCTTATCCTTTTTTTGACACTTTTTGGCTCTTTATTTTTTTTATTAATATCTTCAAAAATTTTAAAACCAATCTTTCAAAGTGAAGAAAATATAAAAAATAGTATAAAAAATAGGCTTCATGAATTAAATATTCCAACATCTACAATAAAAATAAATCTTCATCTTCTAAAAAAAGATTTAACTGACTCAAAAAGTTTAATAAGATTAGAGAGAATAGAAAAAGCAAACGATAGTCTAAGCTATTTGTATAATAATATGGAGTATGAATTAAAAAAAGAGTTTGAAAATATAGATTTAGAAGATTTTTATTTGCTTGATGCGTTAAAGAGCTCTTTAGATAAATTTGAAGATATAAAAAAAGATACAATTATTGAACTTTTTGTTCCAAATAATGTAGTTTTACATAGTGATTACAATGGTTTTATAATAGTTTTAGATAATCTTATTTCTAATGCTATTAAATATAATTGTAAAGAGAATCCATATATCAAAATATCATTTGAAAATAAGGTATTATCAATTTTTAATAAAGGTGTGGGAATTGACACGAAAAATATTATGTTAGTTTTTGATAGGTATTTTCAGGAAAATTCACAAAACATAGGATATGGAATAGGACTTGCTGTTGTAAAAGAGTTTTGTGATAAAAATGGTATAGGAATAAATATCGAAAGCTTTGAAGATGGAAATAGGATAAATCTAAATATGAAGAGTATTTTAAATTAA
- a CDS encoding ribonuclease HI has protein sequence MEKIELFTDSSVNPKAKVGFAAFLVKNDKDIILESLNKSIKIKKFENTSSTRIELQSLLWAINEIEKEKNDLSNILIEVYTDCQNIVNLKNRKSKLVENNYQSGTGKLLKNHDLYKDFFEKESRLNLNIIKVKGHKKTILKDNIDYVFNLVDKASRSALRDEFKEKESLI, from the coding sequence TTGGAAAAAATAGAACTTTTTACAGATTCAAGCGTAAATCCAAAAGCAAAAGTTGGTTTTGCTGCATTTTTAGTTAAAAACGATAAAGATATTATCTTAGAATCATTAAATAAAAGTATAAAAATAAAAAAATTTGAAAATACCAGCTCTACAAGAATAGAACTTCAATCTTTACTATGGGCAATAAATGAGATAGAAAAAGAGAAAAATGATTTATCAAATATTTTAATTGAAGTTTATACAGATTGTCAAAATATAGTTAATTTAAAAAATAGAAAATCTAAGTTAGTAGAAAATAACTATCAATCAGGAACTGGAAAACTATTAAAAAATCATGATTTATATAAAGATTTTTTTGAAAAAGAGAGTAGATTAAATCTTAATATTATTAAAGTAAAAGGTCACAAAAAAACCATTCTAAAAGATAATATTGATTATGTTTTCAATCTTGTTGATAAAGCTTCAAGAAGTGCATTAAGAGATGAATTTAAAGAGAAAGAGAGTTTAATTTAA
- a CDS encoding tyrosine-type recombinase/integrase: MSNILIKGDGVFKIRNNVIYVHGSINGKLYRLSTGKKISPTTKQWMNKNKPLDVLHSILDKKKNVIVTNNFEQFGNMVLELTSSRRQKSSQKELERLFRNRILPTFKQFTLEDIKPLDIVNLLEKQKKEVCNDRIKRIKNLLNIIFDYAYDNDLIEKNPVQSRSVKSIDLCYIPKNTQAYTTEEISLILSNAKGWFKVFMELSFKLGLRTGECMALKWSDFDFETEKLSLKRSITKGIISEQNEKSLSNKNHFRKIQLFPELVKLLKTYYELRPSNEWLFINKDGRYYRESKTIVDYHLKPLLKQINVEYKTLYATRRSYASVMSYGGENLEDIQKVMGHSKGSKITEKHYIDPRILKLEHDKLKAQKQQNIFNMMVKVESKTFQLK; encoded by the coding sequence ATGAGTAATATTTTAATAAAAGGTGATGGGGTCTTTAAAATTAGAAATAATGTTATTTATGTACACGGTTCTATAAATGGTAAACTATATAGATTATCAACTGGTAAAAAAATTAGTCCTACTACAAAACAATGGATGAACAAAAATAAACCATTAGATGTTTTACATTCTATCCTAGATAAAAAAAAGAATGTTATTGTAACAAATAACTTTGAGCAGTTTGGTAATATGGTATTGGAACTTACAAGTTCAAGAAGACAAAAATCAAGTCAGAAAGAACTTGAAAGACTTTTTAGAAATAGAATATTACCAACTTTTAAACAATTTACACTAGAAGACATTAAACCATTAGATATTGTGAATTTATTAGAAAAACAAAAAAAAGAGGTATGTAACGATAGAATTAAAAGAATTAAAAATCTTTTAAATATTATATTTGATTATGCTTATGATAATGATTTAATTGAGAAAAATCCAGTTCAATCAAGAAGTGTAAAATCAATTGACCTATGTTACATTCCAAAAAATACACAAGCTTATACAACTGAAGAAATATCTCTTATTCTAAGTAATGCAAAGGGTTGGTTTAAAGTTTTTATGGAATTATCTTTTAAATTAGGACTAAGAACAGGTGAATGTATGGCTTTAAAATGGAGTGATTTTGATTTTGAAACAGAAAAACTATCACTTAAAAGAAGTATTACAAAAGGTATAATTTCAGAACAAAATGAAAAGTCATTAAGTAATAAAAATCATTTTAGAAAAATACAACTTTTTCCTGAATTAGTAAAACTACTAAAAACTTATTATGAATTAAGACCATCAAATGAGTGGCTTTTTATTAATAAAGATGGTAGATATTATAGAGAATCTAAAACTATTGTAGATTATCATTTAAAACCACTATTAAAACAAATAAATGTTGAGTATAAAACATTATATGCAACGAGAAGGTCTTATGCTTCAGTTATGAGTTATGGTGGTGAAAACTTGGAGGATATTCAAAAAGTAATGGGACATTCAAAAGGTTCTAAAATTACTGAAAAACACTATATCGACCCAAGAATTTTAAAACTTGAACACGATAAACTTAAAGCACAGAAACAACAAAATATTTTTAATATGATGGTTAAAGTTGAAAGTAAGACTTTTCAACTAAAATAG
- a CDS encoding DNA adenine methylase, which yields MTKKILCSSVLEILPQVQITEQKQIMLEDFKKVQNESKEIILNILKQNIKKPHISAWIYRTLSLVLYSKDYSLHQEIKRLNNFFDKSYLYNFLRSKSKEIINTNSFSDDTDTKRFVFLPYGGGKQKHKNIQQNILNSILLKNPKQFKSYSEPFLGGFGSVYNSLPLLIENGIEDIQLSDKNPSLINAYKQVQKNPKQVQRHLASFELNYYRTHNKFYPTNKEEGKELFENLHKEFTNLEAKKIMNPKRAAIFLYLIHNTQGGMLSFNMDTQTNRFTFCYCQNKLKQIPLIINKVEIYNKIFNLGNIKFSIKNYETVMNKIKNDSTALVLFDPPYVNYEEVSTSKDFTNCSYNYGINDFNHRKLLNKIKDSKYSFIYYNNHNPHLENFSKDEDYKYVKKDVIYKNGTVGKKCVEILMFKNRVEKNTNSMNIFKFKQIEIKKVS from the coding sequence ATGACAAAGAAAATTTTATGTTCATCAGTTTTAGAAATACTTCCACAAGTTCAAATTACAGAACAAAAACAAATTATGTTAGAAGATTTTAAAAAAGTTCAAAATGAATCAAAAGAAATCATCTTAAATATATTAAAACAAAATATAAAAAAACCTCATATTTCTGCTTGGATATATAGAACATTATCTTTAGTTCTTTACAGTAAAGATTATTCATTACACCAAGAAATTAAAAGATTAAATAATTTTTTTGATAAATCATATTTATATAATTTTTTAAGAAGTAAATCTAAAGAAATTATTAATACAAATTCTTTTTCAGATGATACAGATACTAAAAGATTTGTTTTTTTACCTTATGGAGGAGGAAAACAAAAACACAAAAATATACAACAAAATATTCTTAATTCAATACTATTAAAAAATCCTAAACAATTTAAATCATATTCAGAACCATTTTTAGGTGGATTTGGTTCTGTTTATAATTCATTGCCATTATTAATAGAAAATGGAATCGAAGATATACAATTAAGTGATAAAAATCCATCTTTAATTAATGCATATAAACAAGTTCAAAAAAATCCAAAGCAAGTTCAAAGACATTTGGCTTCATTTGAATTAAACTATTACAGAACTCATAATAAATTCTATCCTACAAATAAAGAGGAAGGAAAAGAATTATTTGAAAATCTTCATAAAGAGTTTACTAATCTTGAAGCTAAAAAAATAATGAATCCAAAAAGAGCAGCTATTTTTTTATATTTAATTCATAATACACAAGGTGGAATGTTATCTTTTAATATGGATACTCAAACTAATAGATTCACATTTTGTTATTGTCAAAATAAATTAAAACAAATACCATTAATTATTAACAAAGTTGAGATATATAATAAAATCTTCAACTTAGGAAATATTAAATTTTCAATCAAAAATTATGAAACAGTTATGAATAAAATAAAAAATGATTCTACTGCACTTGTTTTATTTGACCCTCCTTATGTTAATTATGAAGAAGTTTCTACTTCAAAAGATTTTACAAATTGTTCATATAACTATGGTATCAATGATTTTAATCATAGAAAACTTTTAAATAAAATAAAAGATAGTAAATATTCATTTATTTACTATAACAATCACAATCCTCACCTTGAAAATTTTTCAAAAGATGAAGATTATAAATATGTAAAAAAAGATGTGATTTACAAAAATGGAACTGTTGGAAAAAAATGTGTTGAAATTCTTATGTTCAAAAATAGAGTTGAGAAAAATACTAATTCTATGAATATTTTTAAATTTAAACAAATTGAAATAAAAAAAGTTTCTTAA